A stretch of Labrus mixtus chromosome 7, fLabMix1.1, whole genome shotgun sequence DNA encodes these proteins:
- the ccdc3b gene encoding coiled-coil domain-containing protein 3, whose protein sequence is MWIIVAFVLAAAGPDGSWGCQLPHDWRPQTEACRAELAEIIVFAKVLALHEESYSMYRHNDLPREHDSNMFFSAEIELLCDQAWGSMLEVPAGSRFNVTGLGYFHCFSYSVTKNNNYYFFLRMDENYNIVPHGVNFQDPIFPDTADIHHMFASLFQFSNCTPGTQVHSYTPEWEAQEDSRLLCSAVQKALFEEEERVTTLSQQVRSLEKANDHLREKVKTMKRLLRQAQRETTKEQNTIGLKQLFESKMPQTHRDQDTTQDQKKPPLKKVLSRNLKN, encoded by the exons ATGTGGATTATTGTGGCGTTTGTTCTGGCAGCGGCCGGTCCTGATGGAAGCTGGGGTTGTCAACTGCCCCACGACTGGAGACCTCAGACAGAAGCGTGCCGTGCCGAGCTGGCGGAGATCATTGTCTTTGCCAAGGTGTTGGCACTGCATGAGGAATCTTACAGTATGTACAGGCACAACGACCTGCCGCGGGAGCACGACAGCAACATGTTCTTCTCCGCCGAGATTGAGCTGCTGTGTGATCAGGCATGGGGCAGCATGCTGGAGGTCCCTGCCGGCTCCAGGTTTAATGTCACCGGGCTGGGATACTTCCACTGCTTCTCCTATAGTgtcaccaaaaacaacaactactactTCTTTCTAAG GATggatgagaactacaatattgTTCCTCATGGAGTTAACTTCCAGGACCCGATCTTCCCCGACACAGCAGACATACATCACATGTTTGCCAGCCTTTTCCAGTTTTCCAACTGTACTCCTGGTACTCAGGTCCACAGCTACACGCCGGAGTGGGAGGCTCAAGAGGACAGCAGG CTGTTGTGCTCTGCAGTGCAGAAGGCTCTgtttgaggaagaggagagggttACGACACTCTCCCAGCAGGTGCGTTCCTTGGAGAAAGCCAATGATCATCTTAGGGAAAAAGTGAAGACAATGAAACGTCTGCTACGCCAGGCCCAACGAGAAACAACCAAAGAGCAAAACACCATCGGCCTCAAACAGCTCTTCGAGTCAAAGATGCCCCAAACTCACCGAGATCAGGACACTACACAGGACCAAAAGAAGCCACCACTTAAAAAAGTCCTCTCCAGAAATCTAAAAAACTAG